In one Mus pahari chromosome 21, PAHARI_EIJ_v1.1, whole genome shotgun sequence genomic region, the following are encoded:
- the Snrpc gene encoding U1 small nuclear ribonucleoprotein C, with protein sequence MPKFYCDYCDTYLTHDSPSVRKTHCSGRKHKENVKDYYQKWMEEQAQSLIDKTTAAFQQGKIPPAPFSAPPPAGAMIPPPPSLPGPPRPGMMPAPHMGGPPMMPMMGPPPPGMMPVGPASARVSPASERVSPAPRRCPAPYASEPTPSRPSSVRLCRGARLRPSPCALATGIPEGGVRSGLCSAGSCGAARVGGNAAELRALS encoded by the exons ATGCCCAA GTTTTACTGCGACTACTGTGATACGTACCTGACCCACGATTCT CCGTCTGTGAGGAAGACACACTGCAGTGGTCGGAAACACAAAGAGAATGTGAAAGACTATTACCAGAAATGGATGGAAGAGCAGGCCCAGAGCCTGATCGACAAGACAA CGGCTGCATTTCAACAAGGGAAGATCCCTCCCGCTCCATTCTCTGCTCCTCCGCCTGCAGGGGCCATGATCCCACCTCCCCCCAGTCTCC CGGGCCCTCCTCGGCCTGGCATGATGCCTGCACCCCACATGGGAGGCCCTCCCATGATGCCAATGATGGGCCCCCCTCCGCCTGGGATGATGCCTGTGGGACCAG CTTCTGCGAGAGTGAGCCCCGCCTCTGAGCGTGTAAGTCCCGCCCCGCGCCGTTGTCCCGCCCCCTATGCCTCTGAGCCCACGCCGTCCCGCCCCTCATCCGTGCGCCTGTGCCGCGGCGCGCGTCTCCGCCCCTCGCCGTGCGCTCTCGCCACGGGGATCCCGGAGGGCGGCGTGCGGTCGGGGCTCTGCTCCGCGGGATCCTGCGGCGCCGCACGGGTGGGTGGGAACGCGGCGGAACTCCGGGCGCTGAGTTAG